A genomic region of Zea mays cultivar B73 chromosome 6, Zm-B73-REFERENCE-NAM-5.0, whole genome shotgun sequence contains the following coding sequences:
- the LOC103630969 gene encoding kinesin-like protein KIN-14L: protein MAPHYQAATLIASPSYPNAIAWSSDNIVAVASGHIVTILKLHEENEKLFDRVTEKSRLGSAPQASSPSANKPANGQGREIGRSDSSKSRSPDVFASPVSQDKTGNSGAIVKSSNELAKTTPAGEYLTSALMDFDPDQFEGFVAIVDGANKLLMLVISTIPTYNIITGFTIPFVVATKLVLLLSLYCPRLPLYGSCTQSDQWVQTSNPASSFPGSECPQISNPASSFPDMTCSKICLRTSSTLGLAPMLH from the exons ATGGCTCCTCATTACCAAGCTGCTACCTTGATTGCCTCTCCGTCTTACCCAAATGCCATTGCTTGGTCAAGTGACAATATCGTGGCTGTCGCATCTGGTCATATTGTAACTATTCTG aaattaCATGAAGAGAATGAGAAGCTTTTTGACAGAGTTACAGAGAAGTCACGATTAGGAAGTGCTCCACAG GCTTCAAGCCCTTCAGCAAACAAGCCAGCTAATGGTCAAGGAAGGGAGATAGGCAG GAGTGACAGCAGCAAAAGTCGATCACCAGATGTGTTTGCATCACCAGTGTCTCAGGATAAAACTGGAAACAGTGGAGCTATTGTAAAATCAAGCAATGAGCTAGCAAAAACTACACCTGCTGGGGAGTACCTTACGTCTGCACTAATGGATTTTGATCCTGACCAGTTTGAGGGATTTGTAGCAATAGTTGATGGTGCTAATAAGCTTTTGATGCTGGTAATTAGTACCATCCCAACATATAATATTATTACTGGATTTACTATACCTTTTGTTGTGGCAACTAAGCTAGTTTTGCTTCTTTCCTTATATTGTCCTCGCCTGCCCTTGTACGGTTCATGCACCCAGAGTGATCAGTGGGTTCAAACTTCAAACCCCGCTTCAAGTTTCCCAGGATCAGAGTGTCCACAGATTTCAAACCCTGCTTCCAGTTTCCCAGACATGACCTGCTCTAAAATCTGCCTGAGGACAAGCTCTACACTAGGGTTAGCTCCAATGCTCCATTGA